Proteins found in one Allorhizobium pseudoryzae genomic segment:
- a CDS encoding AbrB/MazE/SpoVT family DNA-binding domain-containing protein, protein MARARMSEDGAVVIPKSMRDAHGLRPGSEFELIDGGETITLRPLETDWLAPPNGQTLTMAEFLASIPKYDGPPVDLSPEAIRHAIDQAVIEDWQRLERQWDDDKNG, encoded by the coding sequence ATGGCCAGAGCAAGAATGAGCGAAGACGGCGCGGTGGTGATCCCGAAGTCGATGCGCGATGCGCACGGCTTGAGACCGGGCAGCGAGTTCGAGCTGATCGACGGCGGGGAAACGATCACCTTGCGTCCGCTGGAGACGGACTGGCTGGCCCCTCCCAATGGGCAGACGCTGACGATGGCGGAGTTTTTGGCGTCCATCCCTAAGTATGACGGTCCGCCGGTCGATCTGTCACCGGAAGCCATTCGTCACGCAATCGATCAGGCCGTCATCGAGGACTGGCAGAGGCTGGAGCGCCAGTGGGATGACGACAAGAACGGTTGA
- the miaA gene encoding tRNA (adenosine(37)-N6)-dimethylallyltransferase MiaA, which produces MKNLRTHCEAILITGPTASGKSALALELADRHGGVVVNADSMQVYDTLRVLTARPSDAEMAGIPHRLYGHVPATTSYSTGDWLRDVALLLGELRQDGRLPVFVGGTGLYFKALTGGLSDMPAIPEDIRERLRQRLIEEGPALLYRDLAVRDPTAAQRLQPSDGQRIVRALEVMEATGQSILTFQERRGPMLIDPERAEKIVVLPDRARLHQRIDRRFEIMLETGAIAEVAALQALSPAPEMPVMKAIGVAEISALLQGEMSRDQVIERGSALTRQYAKRQMTWFRNQMDETWQRHDPFATV; this is translated from the coding sequence ATGAAAAACCTTCGGACACATTGCGAGGCCATCCTGATAACCGGGCCAACGGCAAGCGGCAAGTCGGCGCTTGCGCTGGAGCTTGCGGATCGGCACGGCGGCGTGGTGGTGAATGCCGACAGCATGCAGGTTTATGACACGCTGCGGGTGCTGACGGCCCGCCCGTCCGACGCGGAGATGGCCGGCATCCCGCACCGGCTCTATGGCCATGTGCCGGCCACCACGTCCTATTCCACCGGGGACTGGCTGCGCGATGTAGCCTTGCTCCTCGGCGAGCTTCGACAGGACGGGCGCCTGCCGGTCTTCGTCGGCGGCACCGGGCTCTACTTCAAGGCGCTCACCGGTGGTTTGTCCGACATGCCGGCGATCCCGGAGGACATTCGCGAGCGTCTGCGCCAGCGATTGATCGAGGAGGGGCCGGCGCTTCTCTATCGCGACCTTGCCGTCCGCGATCCGACGGCCGCCCAGCGCCTGCAGCCCAGTGACGGGCAACGGATCGTACGGGCCCTCGAAGTCATGGAGGCGACCGGCCAATCCATCCTCACCTTCCAGGAACGGCGCGGCCCCATGCTGATCGATCCGGAGCGGGCGGAGAAGATCGTCGTCCTGCCGGACCGGGCGCGTCTGCATCAGCGGATCGACCGACGTTTCGAGATCATGCTGGAGACGGGCGCGATCGCGGAGGTGGCGGCGCTTCAGGCACTTTCACCCGCACCGGAGATGCCGGTGATGAAGGCGATCGGGGTGGCCGAGATTTCTGCGCTTCTGCAGGGCGAGATGAGCCGCGACCAGGTGATCGAGCGGGGTTCGGCGTTGACGCGGCAATATGCCAAGCGGCAGATGACCTGGTTTCGCAACCAGATGGACGAGACCTGGCAGCGCCACGATCCGTTTGCGACGGTGTGA
- a CDS encoding GNAT family N-acetyltransferase produces the protein MTEQPEPRIILETDRLRLRSWTEADRNLFREINADPKVMEFFPFRRTYAEADLLFDRVNAMIREDGLGFYAVEVKALGEAVGFCGLAPANMPGIFPPETIEIGWRLATRFWGHGYVTEAANALLAYAFNDLKLDAVVSFAVETNHRSTAVMKRIGMFACPDMDFDSPKVPDTHPHLKRHVTYAIVNPKVAEEQA, from the coding sequence GTGACCGAACAGCCGGAACCCCGCATCATCCTCGAAACGGACCGGCTCAGGCTGCGCAGCTGGACGGAAGCCGACCGCAACCTGTTTCGCGAGATCAACGCCGATCCGAAGGTGATGGAGTTCTTTCCGTTCCGCCGCACCTACGCAGAGGCGGATCTGCTGTTTGATCGCGTCAATGCGATGATCCGCGAAGATGGCCTCGGCTTCTATGCCGTCGAGGTGAAGGCGCTCGGTGAGGCCGTCGGCTTTTGCGGACTGGCTCCCGCCAACATGCCGGGGATCTTCCCGCCGGAAACGATCGAGATCGGCTGGCGGCTGGCGACCCGCTTCTGGGGTCATGGCTACGTCACGGAAGCGGCGAACGCGCTGCTCGCCTATGCATTTAACGACCTGAAGCTCGACGCCGTCGTCTCATTTGCGGTCGAGACCAACCATCGCTCGACTGCCGTGATGAAACGGATCGGCATGTTCGCCTGCCCGGACATGGATTTCGACAGCCCCAAGGTGCCGGACACCCATCCGCACCTGAAACGGCATGTGACCTATGCCATCGTCAACCCGAAGGTGGCCGAAGAGCAGGCCTGA
- a CDS encoding acetolactate synthase 3 large subunit, whose protein sequence is MTGAEIVLKALKDNGVEHIFGYPGGAVLPIYDEIFQQDDIQHILVRHEQGAGHAAEGYARSTGKVGVMLVTSGPGATNAVTPLQDALMDSIPLVCLTGQVPTSLIGSDAFQECDTVGITRPCTKHNWLVKDVNELAATIHEAFRIAQSGRPGPVVVDIPKDIQFATGTYTPKADHVAQKSYKPKVEGDLNAVRAAVELMASARRPVLYTGGGVINSGPEATKLLRELVELTDFPITSTLMGLGAYPASGKNWLGMLGMHGSYEANMAMHDCDVMVCIGARFDDRITGRLNAFSPNSRKIHVDIDPSSINKNVRVDIPIVGDVGRVLEDMVRLWRALPKKPEKAQTAEWHQQVDRWRARNSFAYKNSHDVIMPQYAIQRLYEASKGRETYVTTEVGQHQMWAAQFFGFEAPNRWLTSGGLGTMGYGLPAAIGVQVAHPEALVIDIAGDASIQMCIQEMSCAIQYGLPVKIFILNNQYMGMVRQWQQLLHGNRLSNSYTEAMPDFVKLAEAYGAVGMYCDDPKELDDKIAEMIAVNRPVIFDCRVANLANCFPMIPSGKAHNEMLLPDEATDEVVASAIDAKGRQLV, encoded by the coding sequence ATGACTGGGGCGGAAATCGTCCTGAAGGCCCTGAAGGACAACGGGGTCGAGCACATTTTCGGCTATCCGGGCGGCGCCGTGCTGCCGATCTATGACGAGATCTTCCAGCAGGACGACATCCAGCACATTCTCGTCCGTCACGAGCAGGGCGCCGGCCATGCGGCCGAGGGTTATGCCCGCTCCACCGGCAAGGTCGGCGTCATGCTGGTCACCTCCGGACCGGGAGCGACGAATGCCGTCACCCCGCTGCAGGATGCGCTGATGGATTCGATCCCGCTCGTCTGCCTGACCGGTCAGGTTCCGACCTCGCTGATCGGCTCGGATGCCTTCCAGGAATGCGATACCGTCGGCATTACCCGCCCCTGCACCAAGCACAACTGGCTGGTGAAGGACGTCAACGAACTGGCCGCCACCATCCACGAAGCCTTCCGCATCGCGCAGTCGGGCCGTCCGGGCCCGGTCGTTGTCGATATCCCGAAGGACATCCAGTTTGCGACCGGCACCTATACGCCGAAGGCCGATCACGTGGCCCAGAAGAGCTACAAGCCGAAGGTCGAGGGTGACCTGAACGCGGTTCGTGCTGCCGTCGAACTGATGGCCTCGGCACGGCGTCCGGTCCTTTATACCGGCGGCGGCGTCATCAATTCCGGCCCGGAAGCCACGAAGCTCCTGCGCGAACTGGTCGAGCTCACCGATTTCCCGATCACGTCTACGCTGATGGGCCTCGGTGCCTATCCGGCTTCGGGGAAGAACTGGCTCGGCATGCTCGGCATGCACGGTTCCTACGAGGCCAACATGGCGATGCATGACTGCGACGTCATGGTCTGCATCGGCGCGCGCTTCGATGACCGCATCACCGGGCGCCTCAACGCGTTTTCGCCGAATTCGCGCAAGATCCACGTCGATATCGATCCGTCCTCGATCAACAAGAATGTCCGTGTCGATATCCCGATCGTCGGCGATGTCGGCCGGGTTCTGGAGGACATGGTTCGCCTGTGGCGGGCGCTGCCGAAGAAGCCGGAAAAGGCGCAGACGGCGGAATGGCACCAGCAGGTCGATCGCTGGCGGGCGCGCAATTCGTTCGCCTACAAGAACTCCCATGATGTCATCATGCCGCAATATGCGATCCAGCGGCTTTACGAGGCCTCCAAGGGGCGCGAGACCTATGTGACGACCGAAGTCGGCCAGCACCAGATGTGGGCGGCACAGTTCTTCGGCTTCGAGGCCCCGAACCGCTGGCTGACCTCCGGCGGCCTCGGCACCATGGGGTACGGCCTGCCGGCGGCGATCGGCGTGCAGGTCGCCCATCCGGAAGCGCTGGTCATCGACATTGCCGGCGACGCCTCCATCCAGATGTGCATCCAGGAAATGTCCTGCGCCATCCAGTACGGCCTGCCGGTCAAGATCTTCATCCTCAACAACCAGTACATGGGCATGGTGCGCCAGTGGCAGCAGCTGCTGCATGGCAACCGCCTGTCGAACTCCTATACCGAAGCGATGCCGGACTTCGTCAAATTGGCGGAAGCCTATGGCGCAGTCGGCATGTATTGCGACGATCCGAAGGAACTGGACGACAAGATCGCCGAGATGATCGCCGTCAACCGGCCGGTGATCTTCGATTGCCGGGTCGCCAATCTCGCCAACTGCTTCCCGATGATCCCGTCGGGCAAGGCCCACAACGAAATGCTGTTGCCCGACGAGGCGACCGACGAGGTCGTGGCGTCGGCCATCGACGCCAAGGGTCGGCAGCTCGTTTGA
- a CDS encoding type II toxin-antitoxin system VapC family toxin, whose translation MTTRTVDTNILVRLLVRDDSEQWAATARLVADHRIVVLPTVLLETAWVLRSRFQFAREQMVALFRQMASTQAVILVERESVLKALDAFSNGMDFADAMHLYLMNTGDTFITFDRDLVRFANTHLNSVSVELAR comes from the coding sequence ATGACGACAAGAACGGTTGATACCAATATCCTTGTGCGCCTGCTGGTGCGTGACGACAGCGAGCAGTGGGCCGCCACGGCAAGGCTTGTGGCGGACCATCGTATCGTTGTCCTGCCAACCGTCCTTCTGGAAACGGCATGGGTCCTTCGAAGCCGGTTCCAGTTTGCGCGTGAGCAGATGGTGGCGCTGTTTCGTCAGATGGCGAGCACGCAGGCCGTTATTCTCGTCGAGCGGGAGAGCGTGCTGAAGGCCCTAGACGCATTTTCAAACGGCATGGACTTTGCCGATGCCATGCATCTCTACCTGATGAACACCGGCGACACCTTCATCACATTCGATCGTGATCTGGTGCGGTTCGCCAACACACATCTCAATTCCGTCAGCGTCGAGCTGGCGCGCTGA
- the serB gene encoding phosphoserine phosphatase SerB: MALVATLIAHPSNPVLDGKLGEKAADAARAAGLYWLADGVACDIALRDGTDAKTVEDTLRAVIGSLPIDLVVQDADTRRKKLLIADMDSTMIGQECIDELADVVGLKEKVSAITARAMNGEIAFEPALRERVALLKGLPITVVDEVIAKRITLTSGGPALIATMRAKGFHTALVSGGFTVFTSRIADMLGFHENRANILIEKDGILTGEVAEPILGKQAKVDALEEIAAGLGIQPDDAMAVGDGANDLGMIGLAGSGVALHAKPTVAAQAKMRIDHGDLTALLYIQGYRKTDIVTP; this comes from the coding sequence ATGGCTCTGGTTGCCACGCTCATCGCCCATCCGTCAAACCCCGTGCTCGATGGAAAGCTGGGAGAAAAGGCGGCAGACGCCGCAAGGGCAGCCGGCCTCTACTGGCTGGCGGATGGCGTTGCCTGCGACATCGCGCTGCGCGACGGCACCGATGCGAAGACCGTCGAGGACACGCTGCGCGCCGTCATCGGCAGCCTGCCGATCGATCTCGTGGTGCAGGACGCCGACACGCGACGCAAGAAGCTTTTGATCGCCGACATGGATTCCACCATGATCGGCCAGGAATGCATCGATGAACTGGCCGACGTGGTGGGTCTGAAGGAGAAGGTCTCCGCCATCACCGCACGCGCCATGAACGGCGAGATCGCCTTCGAACCGGCGCTGCGGGAACGCGTGGCGCTTCTGAAGGGTCTGCCGATCACCGTGGTCGACGAAGTGATCGCCAAGCGCATCACGCTGACCTCCGGCGGCCCGGCGCTGATCGCCACCATGCGCGCCAAGGGATTTCACACCGCTCTCGTGTCCGGCGGCTTCACGGTCTTCACCAGCCGGATTGCCGACATGCTGGGCTTCCATGAGAACCGCGCCAATATCCTGATCGAAAAGGACGGCATCCTGACCGGCGAAGTGGCCGAGCCAATCCTCGGCAAGCAGGCCAAGGTGGATGCGCTGGAGGAGATTGCAGCCGGCCTCGGCATTCAGCCCGACGACGCGATGGCGGTCGGCGACGGCGCCAATGATCTCGGCATGATCGGGCTTGCCGGATCGGGTGTCGCGCTGCATGCCAAGCCGACGGTGGCGGCACAGGCAAAAATGCGCATCGACCATGGCGATCTGACCGCCCTTCTCTATATCCAGGGCTATCGCAAGACGGATATCGTGACACCGTGA
- the ilvN gene encoding acetolactate synthase small subunit — MNAQLQPTGSAYFISPETARQERHTLSVLVTNEPGVLARVIGLFSGRGYNIESLTVSETEHEAHLSRITIVTTGTPTVLEQIKAQLDRIVPVHRVVDLTVRANQLGQERPIEREVALVKVAGSGEGRAETLRLADAFHAKVVDATVSHFIFEITGKSSKIDQFVAVMQPLGLIEVCRTGIAAMNRGPQGM; from the coding sequence ATGAATGCACAGCTTCAACCCACCGGTTCGGCCTATTTCATCTCGCCGGAAACCGCGCGCCAGGAACGGCATACGCTCTCGGTTCTGGTGACCAACGAGCCGGGCGTGCTGGCTCGCGTCATCGGCCTGTTTTCCGGCCGCGGCTACAATATCGAAAGCCTGACCGTTTCGGAAACCGAGCATGAGGCGCATCTGTCGCGCATCACGATCGTGACGACCGGAACGCCCACGGTTTTGGAGCAGATCAAGGCGCAGCTCGATCGCATCGTGCCGGTTCACCGGGTCGTGGATCTGACGGTGCGCGCCAACCAGCTCGGCCAGGAACGGCCGATCGAGCGCGAAGTGGCCCTGGTCAAGGTGGCCGGATCGGGCGAAGGCCGTGCCGAGACCCTGCGTCTCGCCGATGCTTTCCATGCGAAAGTGGTGGATGCGACGGTTTCGCATTTCATCTTCGAGATCACCGGCAAGTCGTCGAAGATCGACCAGTTCGTCGCCGTCATGCAGCCGCTCGGGCTGATCGAGGTCTGCCGCACCGGGATTGCCGCGATGAACCGCGGCCCGCAGGGCATGTGA
- a CDS encoding Do family serine endopeptidase — translation MVNSLRLSYRHSLATVMALTLLGSTAAPAFSQGAKPAPAPIPSAPSSMSSGPASVADLAEGLLDAVVNISTSQSVKSNGSGPKPVVPEGAPFQEFFDDFFDGDNNQQGNRKVNSLGSGFVIDPSGYVVTNNHVIEGADDIEVIFPNGNKLKAKLVGTDTKTDLSVLKVEPKAPLKAVKFGDSKIMRIGDWVMAIGNPFGLGGSVTVGIISARGRNINAGPYDNFIQTDAAINKGNSGGPLFNMKGEVIGINTAIISPSGGSIGIGFSVPTELAQNIVQQLIEFGETRRGWLGVRIQPVTDDISASLGMTTARGALVSGVIKGGPVDNGVIKSGDVILTFDGKPVKEMRDLPLAVAESPVGKEVDVVILRDGKEQTVKVTLGRLEDSADAATEGEDPALAEGDQQKDQTEQDQAKAEAPAETFGMKVEMLSDEKHKSLGIADSVEGVVITAVTPGSPAADKGLKAGEVIVEIGQDFMETPGDVVARFEELKGEGRRNAHIMVANPAGELRFVALPLE, via the coding sequence ATGGTGAACTCCCTTCGATTGTCGTATCGACATTCCCTGGCAACCGTGATGGCGCTGACGCTGCTCGGAAGCACTGCCGCTCCCGCCTTCTCCCAGGGCGCCAAGCCTGCGCCTGCGCCCATTCCTTCAGCGCCATCCTCCATGTCGTCCGGACCGGCGTCCGTGGCCGATCTGGCGGAGGGGCTGCTCGATGCGGTCGTCAACATCTCGACCTCGCAGAGCGTCAAGTCGAATGGCAGCGGGCCAAAGCCCGTGGTTCCGGAAGGGGCGCCCTTCCAGGAATTTTTTGACGATTTCTTCGACGGCGACAACAATCAGCAGGGCAACCGCAAGGTCAATTCGCTGGGCTCCGGCTTCGTCATCGATCCGTCCGGTTACGTGGTGACGAACAACCACGTCATCGAAGGCGCCGATGACATCGAGGTGATCTTCCCGAACGGCAACAAGCTGAAGGCAAAGCTCGTCGGTACCGACACGAAGACTGACCTTTCAGTGCTGAAGGTCGAGCCGAAGGCGCCGCTGAAGGCCGTCAAGTTCGGCGATTCGAAGATCATGCGCATCGGCGACTGGGTCATGGCGATCGGCAACCCGTTCGGGCTTGGCGGTTCAGTGACGGTCGGCATCATTTCGGCGCGCGGCCGTAACATCAATGCCGGACCCTATGACAACTTCATCCAGACGGATGCGGCGATCAACAAGGGCAATTCCGGCGGTCCGCTCTTCAACATGAAGGGCGAGGTGATCGGCATCAACACGGCGATCATCTCGCCGAGCGGTGGTTCGATCGGTATCGGCTTTTCGGTCCCGACGGAGCTTGCGCAGAACATCGTCCAGCAGCTGATCGAGTTCGGCGAAACCCGCCGCGGCTGGCTCGGCGTACGCATCCAGCCGGTCACCGATGATATCTCCGCCAGCCTCGGCATGACGACGGCGCGCGGCGCGCTCGTCTCCGGCGTCATCAAGGGCGGTCCCGTCGATAACGGCGTCATCAAGTCCGGCGACGTGATCCTGACCTTCGACGGCAAGCCGGTGAAGGAAATGCGCGACCTGCCGCTGGCCGTTGCCGAAAGCCCGGTCGGCAAGGAAGTCGATGTCGTCATTCTGCGTGACGGCAAGGAGCAGACCGTCAAGGTAACGCTCGGCCGGCTGGAAGACAGCGCCGATGCGGCGACCGAAGGCGAGGACCCGGCGCTGGCCGAAGGCGATCAGCAGAAGGACCAGACCGAGCAGGATCAGGCCAAGGCCGAAGCACCGGCGGAAACCTTCGGCATGAAGGTGGAAATGCTGAGTGACGAAAAGCACAAGAGCCTCGGCATCGCCGACAGCGTCGAAGGCGTCGTCATCACCGCCGTCACCCCCGGTTCACCCGCCGCAGACAAGGGCCTGAAGGCTGGCGAGGTGATTGTCGAGATCGGCCAGGACTTCATGGAAACGCCCGGCGACGTCGTGGCGCGTTTCGAAGAGCTGAAGGGCGAGGGCCGCCGCAACGCGCATATCATGGTGGCGAACCCGGCAGGCGAATTGCGTTTCGTTGCGCTGCCGCTGGAATAG
- a CDS encoding ATP-binding protein has protein sequence MHPRNRMLGRVVACGGARATIAAVAESGTTDLTELWSVGRLISISVGRNRVVALTCSMSTGSQEWLEGHDNEFRIEVELLGEVHVGPDGREEFSRGISNYPHLGAIAHRIRSADLMRIYDTGKSDTCVIGKLTQDDSIDATIHIPSMLSKHFAIVGSTGVGKSTAVSLLLHKAIESDPKLRVLILDPHNEFAAAFPDKAVVIDTDTLDLPFWLMRLEEFAEVLFRGRPPVAEELDVLRDVIPEAKRAFRGNDNGLMRRSSEKSSVTADTPVPYRMADLLALIDERIGRLEGRAEKPALRALKVRITSAINDPRYHFMFSNNTINDTIMETIAHIFRIPGGDRPISTFQLAGIPSEVVNSVASILCRMSFELALWSEGAIHMLVVCEEAHRYVPADRELGFFPTRQAISRIAKEGRKYGVSLGVITQRPGELDQTILSQCSTVFAMRLANDSDQDIIRSAIPNSSLSTISFLSSIGNGEAIAFGEAISVPMRMKFSRVEDDLLPKANGVSDKGSEITPDNVDLRTVIARMRAVSGPDISAFQKSVSSSDLPPRLAPDAPAGDVEFERWRRELTGETARPPAAAAAEPALEPYRPDMLPGARPDPYQPPSESRIIRRDPSHSAGLSHDEAGAARGLSLRRGGSLRESLLKKPLSSLYDKD, from the coding sequence ATGCACCCGCGCAACCGCATGCTGGGCCGCGTGGTGGCCTGCGGCGGCGCACGGGCAACGATCGCGGCCGTCGCGGAAAGCGGCACAACGGATCTCACCGAACTCTGGTCGGTCGGCCGGCTGATCTCCATCAGCGTCGGACGCAACCGTGTCGTGGCGCTGACCTGCTCCATGTCGACCGGCTCGCAGGAGTGGCTGGAAGGCCACGACAACGAATTCCGGATCGAGGTCGAACTGCTCGGCGAAGTGCATGTCGGGCCGGACGGTCGCGAGGAATTTTCCCGCGGCATCTCCAACTATCCGCATCTCGGCGCGATTGCCCACCGCATCCGCTCCGCCGACCTCATGCGGATCTACGACACGGGAAAATCCGATACCTGCGTTATCGGCAAACTGACGCAGGACGATTCGATCGACGCGACGATCCACATCCCGTCCATGCTGTCGAAGCATTTTGCCATTGTCGGTTCGACCGGTGTCGGCAAGTCCACCGCCGTTTCGCTCCTCCTGCACAAGGCGATCGAGTCCGATCCCAAGCTGCGCGTCCTCATTCTGGATCCGCACAACGAATTTGCCGCCGCCTTTCCGGACAAGGCCGTCGTGATCGATACCGATACGCTCGACCTGCCCTTCTGGCTGATGCGACTGGAGGAATTTGCCGAAGTCCTGTTCCGCGGCCGCCCGCCGGTTGCCGAAGAACTCGACGTGCTGCGCGACGTGATCCCCGAGGCCAAGCGCGCCTTCCGCGGCAACGACAATGGGTTGATGCGGCGCAGCAGCGAAAAAAGCTCCGTCACCGCCGATACGCCGGTTCCCTATCGCATGGCCGATCTGCTGGCGCTCATCGATGAGCGCATCGGACGCCTGGAAGGGCGCGCGGAAAAGCCGGCGCTGCGCGCCCTCAAGGTGCGCATCACATCGGCGATCAACGACCCGCGCTATCACTTCATGTTCTCCAACAACACGATCAACGACACGATCATGGAGACGATCGCGCATATCTTCCGCATTCCGGGCGGCGACAGGCCCATCTCCACCTTCCAGCTGGCGGGAATCCCGTCCGAAGTGGTGAACTCGGTCGCCTCCATCCTCTGCCGCATGTCCTTCGAACTGGCACTGTGGAGCGAGGGCGCAATTCACATGCTGGTGGTGTGCGAGGAAGCGCACCGCTATGTGCCGGCAGACCGGGAGCTCGGATTTTTCCCGACCCGCCAGGCAATCTCCCGCATCGCCAAGGAAGGCCGCAAATACGGCGTCTCGCTCGGCGTCATCACCCAGCGCCCGGGCGAACTCGACCAGACCATTCTCTCGCAATGCTCGACGGTCTTTGCCATGCGGCTTGCCAATGACAGCGACCAGGACATCATCCGTTCGGCCATCCCGAACTCGTCGCTGTCGACGATCAGCTTCCTGTCGTCGATCGGCAATGGCGAGGCAATCGCCTTCGGCGAGGCGATCAGCGTGCCGATGCGCATGAAGTTCTCCCGCGTCGAGGACGATCTGCTGCCGAAGGCGAACGGCGTGTCCGACAAGGGCAGCGAGATCACCCCGGACAATGTCGATCTGCGCACCGTCATTGCCCGCATGCGCGCCGTGTCAGGCCCGGACATATCGGCCTTCCAGAAGAGCGTGTCGAGCAGTGACCTGCCGCCGCGCCTGGCGCCCGATGCGCCGGCAGGCGACGTGGAATTCGAGCGCTGGCGGCGTGAACTGACGGGCGAGACCGCGCGCCCCCCAGCCGCGGCGGCAGCCGAGCCGGCGCTGGAGCCCTACCGCCCCGACATGTTGCCGGGCGCACGGCCGGATCCTTACCAGCCGCCATCGGAAAGCCGCATCATTCGCCGCGATCCGTCTCACTCGGCGGGCCTGTCCCATGATGAGGCCGGAGCTGCCCGCGGACTGTCCTTGCGGCGTGGGGGATCGTTGCGCGAAAGCCTGTTGAAAAAGCCGCTCAGCAGCCTCTACGACAAGGACTGA
- a CDS encoding aldo/keto reductase, with product MHDDMPTITLTSGPEIPALGIGTWKMGEDPSRRSDEVAALRAAIDQGMTLIDTAEMYGDGASEDVAGEAIAGRRDEVFLVSKVYPWNASRQGTMEACEASLKRLGTDRLDLYLLHWRGEHPLKDTVAAMEDLKRAGKIGAWGVSNFDIDDMEELMAVPGGDHCVANQVLFNLSRRGIEFDLLPWCQARRMAVMAYSPIEQGRILRHPELIRIAKAYQATPAQLALAFVLDRDGVVAIPKTASVARVTENHGAIDLDISDEDWAALDAAFPPPTRKQPLEML from the coding sequence ATGCATGACGACATGCCTACCATCACCCTCACCTCCGGGCCGGAAATCCCGGCCCTCGGCATCGGCACCTGGAAGATGGGCGAAGATCCTTCCCGCCGAAGCGACGAAGTGGCCGCGCTGAGGGCGGCGATCGACCAGGGCATGACACTGATCGATACGGCGGAGATGTACGGCGACGGTGCCTCCGAAGACGTGGCCGGCGAAGCGATCGCCGGGCGGCGGGATGAGGTGTTCCTGGTCAGCAAGGTCTATCCTTGGAATGCCAGCCGGCAGGGTACGATGGAGGCCTGCGAGGCAAGCCTGAAGCGGCTCGGCACCGATCGCCTCGATCTTTATCTCCTGCACTGGCGCGGCGAGCACCCGCTGAAAGACACGGTTGCCGCCATGGAAGACCTGAAACGGGCCGGCAAGATCGGCGCCTGGGGCGTTTCCAATTTCGACATCGATGACATGGAGGAACTGATGGCGGTGCCGGGCGGAGACCACTGTGTCGCCAACCAGGTGCTGTTCAACCTGTCGCGCCGCGGCATCGAGTTCGATCTCCTGCCGTGGTGCCAGGCGCGCCGGATGGCCGTGATGGCCTATTCCCCGATCGAACAGGGACGGATTTTGCGCCATCCCGAGCTTATCCGCATCGCCAAGGCCTATCAGGCGACGCCGGCGCAGCTGGCGCTGGCCTTCGTGCTGGACCGCGACGGTGTGGTGGCGATCCCCAAAACGGCGAGCGTGGCACGGGTCACGGAGAACCACGGCGCGATCGATCTCGATATCAGCGATGAGGACTGGGCAGCCCTCGACGCCGCCTTCCCGCCGCCGACACGCAAGCAGCCGCTGGAGATGTTGTGA